From the Ciconia boyciana chromosome 24, ASM3463844v1, whole genome shotgun sequence genome, one window contains:
- the PRR22 gene encoding proline-rich protein 22, translated as MTFPRAPEDVFSLSASLQSMQHAEHKQKSQMHLPRGTRMGQMQLGPHTAQLKLVLFPTEKYKIKQNALHSQPPRAASRGQGTPAPLSPFPPQHQLGRLLGRGGTRGAPTFPPGTRHRVLSSQRHNGPWRCHHCGSQRAALGPPRRPGSFSLLCSPKPSTPEVGTDPTPAAQGRSGGRERRRPPAMAPVSPSGSANLCRLPGQEQPFPAAWAPLPGLAPQPPQAPPAGLQRAPCGCYFDPRVFHFQWTTTSLPPPATATLGHSAASVPGAALWGPGGCGTPLAWALPGTPQGQPQHLPPYNHQGRVVAPAPPLLPTSIPGYQHIQGQSARINTSGTATSAGAPAGSNIPLGSHVPPSPSADPCNQALGDLEEELEVSEEMLLQEALRLFECSSDTVGVSQDGPSTDPMPGDPAGTGGEGRAEAPAPTVLPMYIPGYQHREGHLARTNSSGTATPMGATPGSNICPGSDVPSQGSQYSPGSSPMPGDPGHSSRDITHHDISSLSLPEELLTPDYSVPETSDSILSLDKFIMGMEPQEPWGDAGRDLPSSQPAVSQKRGKKRGKSTLAAAPGKRRALAGSTGVAEGDEPNRRASEQPADNVLA; from the exons ATGACCTTCCCTCGTGCTCCCGaggatgttttttctctctctgcgTCACTGCAGTCAATGCAGCACGCAGAACACAAGCAAAAGTCACAAATGCATTTGCCACGTGGCACAAGAATGGGGCAGATGCAGCTTGGTCCccacacagctcagctgaaacttgttctttttcccactgaaaaatataagataaagcaaaatgcattgCACTCACAGCCCCCGAGAGCCGCCTCCAGGGGCCAgggcaccccagccccccttagccctttccctccccagcaccagctgggcaggctgctggggcGGGGCGGAACACGGGGAGCCCCCACATTCCCTCCTGGGACACGCCACAGAGTCCTTAGCAGCCAACGGCACAACGGACCATGGCGCTGCCACCACTGTGGCTCCCAGCGTGCGGCCCTCGGGcccccccggcgccccggcTCCTTCAGCCTTTTGTGCTCCCCGAAACCTTCTACCCCCGAGGTAGGGACCGACCCgacccctgcagcccagggacgCTCTGGGGGGCGAGAGCGCAGGCGACCGCCGGCCATGGCTCCTGTCTCTCCTTCAGGCTCAGCCAACCTCTGCCGACTgcccgggcaggagcagcccttcCCCGCAGCCTGGGCACCCTTACCGGGGctggccccccagcccccccaggcaCCACCAGCAG GTCTGCAGAGGGCTCCATGCGGCTGCTACTTCGACCCCCGCGTCTTCCACTTCCAGTGGACCACCACCAGCCTGCCTCCACCGGCCACCGCCACGCTCGGCCACAGTGCCGCTTCTGTGCCAGGTGCTGCCCTGTGGGGCCCCGGGGGCTGTGGGACCCCCCTGGCCTGGGCgctcccagggaccccccagggaCAACCGCAACACCTCCCGCCCTACAACCATCAGGGCAGGGTGgtggccccagcccctccgcttCTGCCGACGTCCATCCCCGGCTACCAGCACATCCAGGGGCAGTCGGCGCGGATCAACACCTCAGGCACGGCCACCTCTGCTGGGGCACCTGCGGGCAGCAACATCCCCCTGGGCAGCCacgtcccccccagcccctctgctgaCCCCTGCAACCAAGCCCTTGGggacctggaagaagaacttGAAGTGTCCgaggagatgctgctgcaagAGGCCCTGAGGCTCTTTGAGTGCTCCTCGGACACGGTGGGGGTCAGCCAGGACGGTCCCAGCACTGACCCCATGCCTGGGGACCCTGCTGGCACCGGCGGAGAGGGGAGAGCGGAGGCCCCAGCCCCCACAGTGCTGCCGATGTACATCCCCGGGTACCAGCACAGAGAGGGGCACTTGGCACGGACCAACAGCTCCGGCACGGCCACCCCCATGGGGGCAACCCCGGGCAGCAACATCTGCCCGGGCAGTGATgtccccagccagggcagccagTACAGTCCTGGAAGCAGCCCCATGCCTGGGGACCCTGgtcacagcagcagagacatCACCCACCACGACATCAGCTCGCTTTCGCTGCCCGAGGAGCTGCTCACCCCCGACTACAGTGTCCCTGAGACCAGCGATTCCATCCTAAGTCTGGACAAATTCATCATGGGGATGGAGCCCCAGGAGCCGTGGGGGGATGCGGGGAGGGACCTGCCATCGTCCCAGCCTGCTGTGTCCCAGAAGCGGGGGAAGAAGCGGGGGAAGAGCACCTTGGCAGCGGCACCCGGCAAGCGCAGGGCTCTCGCAGGCAGCAcgggggtggcagagggggaTGAGCCCAACCGCAGGG catcggagcagccagctGACAACGTGCTCGCCTGA
- the DUS3L gene encoding tRNA-dihydrouridine(47) synthase [NAD(P)(+)]-like has translation MAAAPAVAAGVAPVRARFLASKEQFHAYLRARGEPGGPAGGEEEEEEEEEAEEEEEEEVGGCQSEPPAKRLRPEDLGEDGESRGDAGAAEKEPAERKRARGQNKSRPCMKPSRYEQSRLCPSVTQGCAEKCYFGPRCRFLHDVGEYMAAKPADLGRSCVLFETFGKCIYGVTCRFAQAHLGDGYQNIVNTDLAKQWEGKSLVRNNLSKDLQHQLRKRKFTFKKADEYLRGLAKPHGNGGKGGKATGCSTEEREVPNCTTPQEGLGNSPNCPVLPEQGEDPKADALQSPGPTAGEEASSIKTVGPVTDEDIIKLRSCEKKKLEIQGKLYLAPLTTCGNLPFRRICKRFGADVTCGEMAVCTNLLQGQSSEWALLKRHHTEDIFGVQLEGAFPDTMTKCAELLNQTIEVDFVDINVGCPIDLVYKKGGGCALMTRSNKFEQIVRGMNSVLDVPLTVKIRTGVQEKMNVAHKIIPKIREWGASMVTLHGRSREQRYTRGADWDYIAECAKIASPMPLFGNGDILSYEDANRAMQMGVSGIMIARGALIKPWLFTEIKEQRHWDISSSERFDSLKDFTNYGLEHWGSDTQGVEKTRKFLLEWLSFLCRYIPVGLLEYLPQKINERPPYYMGRDYLETLMASQNVDDWIKISELLLGPVPTSFTFLPKHKANSYR, from the exons gcgaggaggaggaggaggaggaggaggaggccgaggaggaggaggaggaggaggtcgGCGGCTGCCAGAGCGAGCCCCCCGCCAAACGGCTGAGACCGGAGGACCTCGGTGAGGACGGGGAAAGCCGAGGGGATGCTGGAGCAGCGGAGAAGGAGCCCGCGGAGCGGAAGCGGGCCCGGGGGCAGAACAAGAGCAGGCCGTGTATGAAACCCAGCCGCTACgagcagagcaggctgtgccCGTCGGTAACGCAG GGGTGTGCAGAGAAATGCTACTTCGGCCCGCGGTGCCGCTTCCTTCACGACGTCGGCGAGTACATGGCCGCGAAGCCGGCCGACCTGGGGCGCAGCTGCGTGCTCTTCGAAACCTTCGGCAAGTGCATTTACGGCGTCACCTGCCGCTTTGCCCAGGCCCACCTCGGGGACGGCTACCAGAACATCGTCAACACGGACCTGGCCAAACAGTGGGAAGGGAAGTCGCTGGTGAGGAACAACCTCTCCAAGGACCTCCAGCACCAGCTGCGCAAGAGGAAGTTTACCTTCAAGAAGGCTGATGAGTACCTCCGTGGTCTGGCCAAGCCCCACGGCAACGGTGGGAAGGGAGGCAAAGCCACGGGGTGCTCTACAGAGGAGCGAGAGGTGCCCAACTGCACAACGCCCCAGGAGGGTCTGGGAAACAGCCCCAACTGTCCTGTGCTACCGGAGCAGGGAGAAGATCCCAAAGCAGACGCCTTGCAGAGTCCCGGCCCCACAGCTGGCGAGGAGGCTTCCTCCATCAAAACAGTGGGCCCGGTGACAGATGAAGACATTATAAAGCTGCGGTCATGTGAGAAAAAGAAG TTGGAAATCCAAGGCAAGCTCTACTTGGCTCCACTGACCACG TGCGGTAACCTCCCTTTCCGAAGGATATGCAAGCGCTTTGGGGCAGACGTCACCTGTGGAGAGATGGCTGTGTGCACAAACCTGCTTCAGGGCCAGTCCTCTGAGTGGGCTCTCCTCAAACGGCATCATACCGAAgatatttttggggtgcag CTGGAGGGAGCGTTTCCAGACACGATGACCAAATGCGCAGAGCTGCTGAACCAGACAATTGAAGTGGACTTTGTAGACATCAATGTCGGGTGTCCCATCGACCTGGTCTACAAGAAG GGAGGAGGCTGTGCTCTGATGACTCGGTCCAACAAGTTTGAACAGATTGTCCGAGGGATGAACTCG GTGCTGGACGTCCCGCTGACTGTGAAGATACGGACAGGAGTGCAAGAAAAGATGAACGTGGCTCATAAAATAATCCCCAAGATCCGGGAGTGGGGAGCATCCATGGTCACG cttcatgGCCGATCCAGGGAGCAGCGGTACACGAGGGGTGCTGACTGGGACTACATAGCAGAATGTGCTAAAATAGCAAGCCCCATGCCTCTTTTTG GAAACGGTGATATTTTGTCTTACGAAGATGCTAATCGAGCCATGCAGATGGGCGTTTCGGGAATTATGATTGCAAG AGGGGCACTCATCAAACCGTggcttttcactgaaattaaggAACAGAGACACTGGGATATCTCGTCCAGCGAGAGATTTGATAGCCTCAAAGACTTCACCAACTATGGCCTTGAGCACTGGGGGTCAGATACGCAGGGAGTGGAGAAGACCAGGAAGTTCCTGCTGGAATGGCTCTCGTTCCTGTGCAG GTATATTCCGGTTGGCTTATTAGAATACCTACCTCAGAAAATTAACGAGCGGCCGCCTTACTACATGGGGAGAGACTACCTGGAGACGCTGATGGCGAGCCAAAACGTGGACGACTGGATTAAAATAAG tgAGCTGCTTCTGGGACCCGTACCTACCAGCTTCACCTTCCTGCCTAAACACAAGGCAAATTCCTACCGATAG